From Quercus lobata isolate SW786 chromosome 11, ValleyOak3.0 Primary Assembly, whole genome shotgun sequence:
ttcagagagtgtttggccggcaccacaccggtgctctctaaaggttttctttcgatCTTTCTTGTTGTacaggttcgctttgagtcgcgagtacagtgtgacctattggtgacaattttcaacgtcatcaCCCACCACTGAACTACTATGCTAAATGACATTCCTTTAAAACTGTACATGTCAGTTGTTCAACTGCCTGTCAATGTATATCTGCCCCTCTGTAATATATCCAGTAAGATCGGGAGTTGGATGCATAATGTCTGagcaaacaaagaaatcaatgttcatgattttttttttttttcttaaatcaatGTTCAAGattatttctttttccatttttctttagttttttgtaAATCAATATTCAAGAAATGATTTGTCATTAAAACAAGATTGGAAAATAGCTGAGGATTTGAGAATGAGAATCCATTACCATTATTAGGCAATGCTAAAATCAACATTTTATTTTGCCAcaatttacttataaaaaagacaaattatttctctttttcatgaaaaatcCAAACTATTGTCACACGTAGAGAACATACCCTTCAACTTGAGTTTTGCCCACAATCCACTAACACCCTCAACAATTACTCACCATATAAATTGATTACAACGTTTTTTGTTTTACCCTTTGGTACTAGCATGTGGAGTAATCTTATCCCtcagattttgttgtttttaatgTGTCCCCCTCCGTGGAGctaatcttattttttattttcggATGGTAACATGATCTTGGATAAGATCTTCGTCTGAGAAGTACAAGCAAGGCACATAGcacaggaaaaatatttcaggCCAGGCTCCAAGCCCATAAGCAGCAAACCTGATCTTAAATCCATGACAGGCAAGGTAAAAAAGAACACGTCTAGCATAACAGCTCAACGTCCATACAAAAGCCATAAATTGCAGTAATCATTTTTCCAGCAGTGAACATCCAACGTTCACTGATGATCCGAGCTTTATACCATCAGCTCATATAATCAAAGAGAAGCTGGCAACCAACAAAGGAGGCTAAACCCATTTAGACAACCAATAAAAAGGCAGTAATTGGCCTACAAATGTTAACACCTTATATTTTGATAGCAAATGGCAATAACAACTTGATGATAAATCTGACCTCTTTTTACAATCTTTTATCTATTGGCAATTCATATGCCAGACCTAAGGACAGTATCATACAAAagcttctctctcttccccccAATCCCCAAGAAAAAACTCAAAGACATGCAAATGCCATCTTCTCACTGCACATCCATAATCCATAAATCCTATCTGCTATCAGGGAACTTAGCCTCGTATGCCTGGGGCACCTGCATGCATTTGTAGAATTTACTTGTAGTTTTACTATTATGGACTAtgtattaaaataaacaaaataaaatgaagtgagaaaatataattaccATATAAGTTGCAGTAATCATCTTTCCAGCAAACCATCTACCATGGAGAGCACGTTGTGCAGCAACTGCACCTTGTGTATTTTCAAATCGCAAGTACACAAAACCAGCACTGTTCCTGTAATCGTATataatacaacaacaacaaagagtCCCAAAATCTTGGGGTCAGTTACGGACCCTCAACAAACTAATTAGGTTCagtcacatgtattcttttcctgtattctattctatctaaatatatcaagaaaatttgaaagaatggaaaaaaaaaaaggggggggggagggaAGAGGAGGTCCACGCAAGAAATAGCTTACTTGTCTACAAATATATGTTTCAATTTTCCAAACTTCAAACATTCATTTTGAACATCTTCTTTGATGTCCAACTCAAAATCTGGTTCCGTCTGCAAAGGGGGATATCATTTTGAACACTGTCAGCAACAGGAACAAGAAAggaaaattacttttaaaaagcATGCCCCACCAACCTCATCATTTGGATCAAACATATCCTTCAATAATAAACATTCACTTGGAACACCAATTGTATCAACAGTTGGCAAAGTAGCAATGGGAACTTGAAGACCTGAACCACCAAGTCCAGCAAGAGCAGGAACAAGGGGAGTAATCGGAGATACTGCAGGTGCAGCTCCTAGAATAGGCACTGTTGGTAAAGTAAGCCCTGTGCTATTGACAACTGGAGTGCCAGTGGAACCAGCAACGCttcaaaagaaaggaagaaaatgtaagaaaaaagagGTCAATTTCAATATACCACAACAAACTAGGAAGAGAAAAACCTAGATCCAGAGCCACTGCGGTCCAACTTCTGCATGAGAAGTGCTCGAGATCGTGCATTCAGAGACTGAGAATTAAAAGAAGAATTGTGTCAGCTTGGCCAATAGTTTAtttaagagaaataaaaaaacaaacaaacaaaaaattgtgaataaCAGACTCACCAGaaattcaagagaaagagagaaagatcaGAAATTGATAACTTACAGAAGGAAAATGTAAAACTTACTTGAAAATgcaaatgaaagaaaaggagaaatgGGCTCAAAAACTAAAACTTTTAAGATATCAAAATTATTGTTGACATAGAATCAATTAAGATTAACATAAGGGGTCATGATACCTATTTTTCGTAACATAACGGCAACACCAAAAACATGCTTTAGGTAATACACGCTTTAGACATGTAAGAACAATCAAATACCTTAGACTTTGATTATCAAGATTGATTATCAATCAAGCCTTAGACTTTCAACCAACTTCAAcaaagagaaataatttttattatttttatattataaaaaataaaaataaaaaagagaaaatggaaGTATAACTAACCAAGCCACCtccttcatcatcatcaaaatcaccAGAATTTGCTCCAACATCTTGCATTCCAGCTTGATCAGTAAGAGCTGAAACCTgaacaggaaaagaaaagaagggggaAAAGGAGGAGAGAAATCAGGTAAAAGATCATATTCAAAGTAGAAGAGCCTATAATAAGAATTTTTGGTACAGCATACACCATTCATTCATGCAGCACTGACAGAAGAAGAATGCCATCAAGTTTTATACAGAAGCAAGTGCCAAGTTACTAAAGACCAGTAACAGGGCAAGACAGGcattcaattgtttgatttgaaAGCATTGATCTTAGAAAGGACTCTGGATCACCAAGTAAAACTCTTTGAAACTGTTGTATTAACTAATACGATGCTACAGAACGTAACAGCATAAAATATGTGAAATGACAAGAAGCTGGTAATAAAACAATGAGATTTGTACAATGTTGTTTCAGACTCAGTGCATTGAAAGATTGAATGGCATACCTTTATAAGCCGACCCGCAATCTCCAACTGTTGATTCAGACTCAGTGCATTTCTAGCATCTTCAAGACGTGCAAACTGCAATAAACAACTTATTCAATTAGCCTACTAAATCAGGAGGAACCTTGGTGTGCATATAATATGCCATCTGGAACATCAGTAGAGCCAAGAACACCATATTAAGATATTATACCAAGTGATTTAGATAAAAGCTGTATGTGAAGTTGAAGCCAATTATCAATCTATAAGAGTAAAGGACTAATTATATCATTCAAAGCTTCTCATGTAGTTAAGCATGCAAAACTGTGTTGCATAGAAATTTTAAGTGCTGCATTTTCAAGCAATTTCACAAATGTTTCACAAATAGTACACACCTGGACAAAGCCATATCCTTTGCAATGTCCAGTTTCATCAACAGGCAACTGCACCAGCTCTACTTGACCAAATGCTTCAAAAACCtgttcaaaataaaagcaatgGATCAACAGAATTTAGAAAAGAATAAACATATCAAGAATCCAAAAGAAGTAACAATCTCATACAGACACTAGATGCAGGTCCCAGATACATGGCTAGATGTTGAAAGCCTGTGTCAGCCCAACTGATTAAAAAATCCTATTTAATTTAGGGATACAATTTTAATTACTTATATTGTAATTTGGTTATTTACTTTCCAACTTACTTTAggtatttatttcattttctttctagaTTAgtagaattatttttattagtcaGAATAATTTCCTTGTGTTAAGTTGGTTAGTTTAATTGAAGGACACCTTGAGTTCAGCGTTATTGACAATTGGCTTGCTTAgtaaaatttcttttggaaCATTTCCAATGgtttggtgctgactccaaccAACACTAGGTGCCAACTCCtagttttttacattttcttctttgtttcttttaattttattgcgattttttttttcagtgttCGTTATGCATCAAATTTGGTGTCAGAGCTAGGTTGTTCTGTCTCAATGACAAGGCATGATAACCAtaacataagaaaaataaatcgaGAAAACCAGTGAGAAGACTAAAGGGAATCTTTATAGCTGAAAAATCCTCTCACACTCAACTATAAATTaagaatttatcaaaaaaaaaatgtaaaaacaacaacaaaagcatATGATTGTAACAGGTTGAAATATCCCACACAGGTTTACCACATTGCAACCTGCCTTAAGGTTAGTCCAATCAATCAACTCTAATAACTTTCACATTATAATAATCCTATGGAATGACTGCAAACAAATTATGCTTACCTGACGAAGATCAGCTTCAGTTATGTTGTAATGCAGATTCCCAACATACAGCCTTCTGGCCCCTCCTGAATAGGGGCCTATAAGCCCACCTGATACACCAGCCACTGCTGTAGTTGACTGGACCAGACTCTTTTCTGCTTCTGATGGTTTTACCATAACTGGTTGACCAAGAAGAGGAAGACCAGAGAGTGCTATTGCCATAGGGACTGACATTGCATCATAGAACTCAATATAACTGCCAACAGAAACAATTTTAGTATAATCATAAGAATTGCACATATAATAATACAAGCACCAGACACAGTACTAAATTTAATGAGTACCATCTTAAAAATTATTCACTTCCCTTCAAACCAATCACCCCAGGAAAAAGATTAATGTTGTATCACAATATATCTAATATCTAAAATATTCTACTGCAAGAAACTAGGGTCCTTGCAGATCACTTTTCCCAAGTTCTAATCAGAACTTTTCCCCTAAATGATATAAATCAAAGGTGAACATAATATGACAACATTCATTCTGCCAGATTTTGGACTGGTGCCACTCATGTTTTATCCTAGCTATGGCAAACAGAACattctatttattttcatagactatttttttttttctgtttacAATACAGATGGATCTCCAAACCTATGTGGCGCAAATTTCTGCAAATCCCATATCTATTGTAGTTTTTTGCAAATCCCATATCTACGGTAGTAGAAGGTTTACTTTCTTTAATGAAATAGCTTCATTTATTGaactgaaaaacaaaaatgtagCAGCAATTTTAGGATttaatacaatataaaatttccagaaatttaacatttattggttatgtttatgtatgtatCTACGTATGTATGTATGTGAACTGCAAAACAATTTCAACTAAGATGTATTCAGGGAAAATAAAACACACCCAACTCCCTTGGATGGTCTTGAATTGTGGTCCATTATAAGGCGTACGTCTCGAACGTGAAAATTGTGCTCTCCAGATATTAGAAAGATGAGAGACAAAGAAACAAGATAACAATTTACATTGgagtgtgagaaaaaaagaaaaatcaactcATAGAGCAACATTCCTCAACACTCAAGGGAGGACGTGAGCAACGGATAGAATTAAATACAGAGTTGAAACTGAACACTTTCTGCCTCATTTTACAACGGATCATTGCCTAAACAAGTGGGGGTCACTTACTCCAGATTTTGTTTGTGTGCATTCAACCAAGGCAAATGTCAAATTTGAGAATTAGGATGGCAATATCATAAAACAGGGTAAAGGGCTTCAGGCCTATCTTCTTGAAGAGGCAGAATATGTTAGCTCCACAGATGCACAAACTGCTAGTGAGAACCCTACAACTCCTCCCTTACCTACTCTATAATAGTTGTTTTTTCTATTCattaagttacacatgcacccgGAGGATTTTGACTTTTGAACCTATGATCTTGCCATCCAACACCATCTTTTAGGGATAgctaaatataattatataaactacgaaccaaaaaaataaaaatggcaataccAACCTTGCCAGCCTTTGAGAAGAACTCATACACATCTCTTTCATTTGCCTTCAAACAAATCTTCAAAATAGTAAGCCAAGATAATAAGTCAGACCTCAAGttgtcaaaattaacaaaaataatacatatgcCAAATGCATTTGATTACCTGGTAAGCAAATACAGTCCTCTGATCCCGTTCAGGGTCAGCCTCTGGTTCAGCCActtcctcctttttctctttatatcATCTGCAAGGaatgaaaaaatgtgaaatataGACCCAAAAAATTCACCAACTGATAAGTTTGTCAATGAATAATTCTTATGGAAAAAACAGGCTGAGCCAGAACACTCTTAAAGTGAAGAGTAGCATAGACATTGTTTTACTCCTtgcaaaaaatatgtatatgtatttaaTGGGGCAAAATTGCCTTGGATTGCAaacgaaaaggaagaaaagaacaaTCCCAAAATGGCAGCAAATTATTCTCCACTATGTGTAAAAAGGCCAAACCCAAGTATATAGTCCTGCAGGGAACTAAACAAAGTTAACATGAAATTACCAATGCAGGCAGATTCAGAAATTTAAAG
This genomic window contains:
- the LOC115967956 gene encoding RNA-binding protein 39-like isoform X3, whose protein sequence is MSVPMAIALSGLPLLGQPVMVKPSEAEKSLVQSTTAVAGVSGGLIGPYSGGARRLYVGNLHYNITEADLRQVFEAFGQVELVQLPVDETGHCKGYGFVQFARLEDARNALSLNQQLEIAGRLIKVSALTDQAGMQDVGANSGDFDDDEGGGLSLNARSRALLMQKLDRSGSGSSVAGSTGTPVVNSTGLTLPTVPILGAAPAVSPITPLVPALAGLGGSGLQVPIATLPTVDTIGVPSECLLLKDMFDPNDETEPDFELDIKEDVQNECLKFGKLKHIFVDKNSAGFVYLRFENTQGAVAAQRALHGRWFAGKMITATYMVPQAYEAKFPDSR
- the LOC115967956 gene encoding RNA-binding protein 39-like isoform X1, with protein sequence MKEMCMSSSQRLASYIEFYDAMSVPMAIALSGLPLLGQPVMVKPSEAEKSLVQSTTAVAGVSGGLIGPYSGGARRLYVGNLHYNITEADLRQVFEAFGQVELVQLPVDETGHCKGYGFVQFARLEDARNALSLNQQLEIAGRLIKVSALTDQAGMQDVGANSGDFDDDEGGGLSLNARSRALLMQKLDRSGSGSSVAGSTGTPVVNSTGLTLPTVPILGAAPAVSPITPLVPALAGLGGSGLQVPIATLPTVDTIGVPSECLLLKDMFDPNDETEPDFELDIKEDVQNECLKFGKLKHIFVDKNSAGFVYLRFENTQGAVAAQRALHGRWFAGKMITATYMVPQAYEAKFPDSR
- the LOC115967956 gene encoding RNA-binding protein 39-like isoform X2, which gives rise to MDHNSRPSKGVGYIEFYDAMSVPMAIALSGLPLLGQPVMVKPSEAEKSLVQSTTAVAGVSGGLIGPYSGGARRLYVGNLHYNITEADLRQVFEAFGQVELVQLPVDETGHCKGYGFVQFARLEDARNALSLNQQLEIAGRLIKVSALTDQAGMQDVGANSGDFDDDEGGGLSLNARSRALLMQKLDRSGSGSSVAGSTGTPVVNSTGLTLPTVPILGAAPAVSPITPLVPALAGLGGSGLQVPIATLPTVDTIGVPSECLLLKDMFDPNDETEPDFELDIKEDVQNECLKFGKLKHIFVDKNSAGFVYLRFENTQGAVAAQRALHGRWFAGKMITATYMVPQAYEAKFPDSR